The Hippocampus zosterae strain Florida chromosome 10, ASM2543408v3, whole genome shotgun sequence genome contains the following window.
AATATTATCTGGCGCCGTGTTGCGCCactatttgtgttcaaatattcatTGCTTCCAGGGTTAGAACGCCATGACACTGTACTTATATTGGAGTTGAACGAACAGCAAATGCCCTCGCTGGCATCCACAGGACATGACGGGCCCCTCATGTCTTCATTGTCTCCCCAGGACGACATGAGTGACTCTCTGCGTGATTACACAAATCTGCCGGAGGCAGCGCCGCTACTCACCATCCTCGACATGTCGGCACGGGCTAAATACGTGCGCGACGTAGAAGAGATCACGCCGGACGTGGTGGAGCAGTTTGTTGGCGACTTCCTGGTAGACAAGCTCAAACCCGAGCCCATCTGAAACGGGAGGTCTAAATACAGACAAGAACGGGACTCTTCACACTCATCATTAATGCACTCCTTCAGCGTCATCCTTCACTTTTTaccattttaacttttttttttactctctccATCTCCTGTGGTGCCTTGCATTGACTCTATCACCCCTACAGTTAATATATATaaagattattttgtttttccacatatGGCATTATTAAAATAGCATTTCTGGATTCTAGCGAAGCCCAGCGGACCTACTTGTCACTCATCTTTTTCACGCCTGGACCATGGaactttgaaaacaaacaaaaaaacaaacaaaaaaaaataataaagtgaaTGCAGAAATTTTGTTTGAGATTGTGTTCAACTCTCCTgcactgatttttttaaagggaatgagtggAGTCAACGATATTGTCTGTGAAACAAGCCGACTGTGCTCACTCCTACAACAGCGCAAACGCCCCTTTGTACCTGTACCCGTCTACGAAAGGAGGAAAACTCCACCTCTGTGCCCTGTGTGTGAAGTGGATTCAAACAATGTTTGAATGGTCAACAGAAGGCATTTTGGTgttttaaagcaaaaataattactAAAGCGTTAGATAAGAGACATTTAATTTGGAAGTTGAGTACACAGCACAATGTCTTAACATTATGAAATGTGTCGTCCTGTATTGGTCGTCCACTTCCTTCCAGAGTTTTGCGTAGCCGTCAACAGTTGCTTCCTGCCCTCAAACAACAGGATGCTGGCCGCCATGGCTGAGTTCAAGCTGTCCATGTGGGGAACCATGGGAATGAACAGCCTGCGTCCCGCTCTCTTTTCTGCCAGTTCCAGCGCCTCTACACTAAGCCCGTGTGTCTCTCCGCCGACCACCAAGGCAACTGGTCTCCTCGCCCAGTCATCATGGTACGGCGCAGCGTCCACTCTGGGCAGGGAGAGCTCTTCTTCATCGGAGTCAGATTCCTCGAAGTGGACGTCACGGTGAGCATGTGTCGTGCTGATCCAGCCGAAATCGCTGGGTTTGTGAGAGGAGTTCACTTCCTGGTTTTGTTGGCTGTCAGCCACATGAACACCGACGTGCTCGGGGAGATGATGCTCCACCTCCTCCCACTTCAAACTAGAATGAATGGGAAGGTGGAAGTGGGCGCCCATTGCCGCTCGCAGAACTTTGGGCTCCCAGATGTCAACGCAGCCTGGAGATGTCAGGAAACCGTTATTtcataaaacaattaaaatgttcATACCTCTAGTATTACCTTTAGTGAGCAGTACTTGGTGGCAGCCGGCGGCGGCAGCGCATCTCAGCATGGTGCCCAAGTTGCCAGGGTCTCTGATATTGTCGCATATGAGTGACAGAGGCACAGAGTGTTTGCTGGCAGCAAAGCTCAGTCGAGATGCGTCAGGGCGAGAAAATATACCTGCGCACACATTCAAAACTAAATCAATAACAATACAAAACGTAGTATTAGAGCcacattgggggaaaaaaagtattttttttacaagttgtttttaaaaaaaagttaatattgtgatgactattttctctgAAAAATTACTTCATTGtcatcactttaaaaaaataagtgtttATGGCAatgcagtatttttttccccaagtcttGAGGAAATTACTCAATTTAAAGATTGACTTTTTTGGAGGGGCTGGGCGCAAACTTGGGTTTGTAATCTTATGAGAATTCCGTCTCAGATTAACCCTAACATTTACAGTAAAAGCCACTCTCACCTATAACTCCCTGCGGAGCCACCATGTCAGACCACAATTTGATGTCTTCAAACTTGACTTTCAACAGCGTGGCCCTCTTTAGCTTGTCCACAGGAAGTTCCCGTAAGCGCTCGACGGTGCTGAAGAAGATGGTTTGGGGAATGGCGCCCGCGTTCAAAGCGTCGCATATCAGACGACGACCCTCCAGCAGGACCTTGCCTTGGTGCTCCCGAAACGTTCTGGAACGGGCCACGCTCACCAACCTCCTGCAAGGGAAACGACATGACTCTGGTCTTAATAGTTCTACAAGGCATTACcgtaatcatttttatttgaattatatattttattaaatcAGGCTGTCTCAAATACAAATGTTAGAAAATggtaactaccggtacttttccTATTATGCATGtctaatgtacagtacatgcccACAAAAGCAC
Protein-coding sequences here:
- the mrm3a gene encoding rRNA methyltransferase 3A, mitochondrial; translation: MATYMSCLFSLERAVLSPRGNIFSVETKRYVRGLRRRPVRVIFPENEPTRGDVKLPISEERKAVRVPLRAEQNPGDRGGVKSRNAEISPPKKAHVGGKSDQLDGIRFERASPGDKSLARLVSVARSRTFREHQGKVLLEGRRLICDALNAGAIPQTIFFSTVERLRELPVDKLKRATLLKVKFEDIKLWSDMVAPQGVIGIFSRPDASRLSFAASKHSVPLSLICDNIRDPGNLGTMLRCAAAAGCHQVLLTKGCVDIWEPKVLRAAMGAHFHLPIHSSLKWEEVEHHLPEHVGVHVADSQQNQEVNSSHKPSDFGWISTTHAHRDVHFEESDSDEEELSLPRVDAAPYHDDWARRPVALVVGGETHGLSVEALELAEKRAGRRLFIPMVPHMDSLNSAMAASILLFEGRKQLLTATQNSGRKWTTNTGRHIS